A genomic stretch from Pontivivens ytuae includes:
- a CDS encoding helix-turn-helix transcriptional regulator — MSAEVQDTPAQPEEPGPYLPDNWLRAALLGAAVSLQVICALFFTADLILDFIYPSDIPDYRLFMAFECFAVFSLWLAVWLGARQLSRLRRRHDKMAGQLAVATGAFQDLLEVRFGEWELTEAERDVALLILKGMSTAEIAELRSSATGTVKSQSSAIYRKSGHANRAQLISSFIEDLL; from the coding sequence TTGTCCGCTGAGGTTCAGGACACCCCGGCACAGCCCGAGGAGCCCGGCCCTTACCTGCCGGACAACTGGCTGCGCGCGGCGCTCCTCGGGGCGGCGGTCAGCCTGCAGGTCATCTGTGCGCTGTTCTTCACCGCCGACCTGATCCTCGACTTCATCTACCCGTCCGACATCCCCGATTATCGCCTCTTCATGGCGTTCGAGTGCTTCGCGGTGTTCAGCCTGTGGCTCGCCGTGTGGCTGGGCGCGCGCCAGCTCTCCCGCCTCCGGCGCCGGCACGACAAGATGGCTGGTCAGCTCGCCGTCGCGACCGGCGCCTTTCAGGACCTGCTGGAGGTCCGCTTCGGCGAGTGGGAGCTGACCGAGGCGGAGCGGGACGTCGCCCTCCTGATCCTCAAGGGCATGAGCACAGCCGAGATCGCGGAGCTTCGCTCTTCGGCCACCGGCACCGTGAAATCGCAGAGCTCCGCGATCTACCGCAAGTCGGGCCACGCCAACCGGGCGCAGCTCATCTCGTCGTTCATCGAGGATCTTCTCTGA
- a CDS encoding amino acid ABC transporter permease, which translates to MTPDTQDRDFPWWLVAAIAIALWIGWQIAADELYSQIFDVVVRGVRITAFVTVTAFALAATVGLLLAVMSLSKSLILRQIARFYIEIVRGIPMLVLLFYIAFVGAPLLVPVVNGVIEPLGFDPIQTRDISLMWRAILALTIGYSAFIAEVFRAGLQSVDPGQVEAAKALGLSGWQRFRLIVFPQALRTILPPLGNDFIALIKDSALVSVLGVTDVTQLGKIYASGSFRYMETYNIVAVIYLLITVGLSLALRAFERRLRRKRAVREDPR; encoded by the coding sequence ATGACACCTGACACGCAGGACCGCGACTTTCCCTGGTGGCTCGTCGCCGCCATCGCCATCGCGCTGTGGATCGGGTGGCAGATCGCGGCGGACGAGCTCTATTCGCAGATCTTCGACGTGGTCGTGCGGGGTGTGCGCATCACCGCTTTCGTTACCGTCACCGCCTTCGCGCTCGCCGCCACGGTGGGACTGCTGCTGGCGGTGATGAGCCTCTCCAAGTCATTGATCCTGCGGCAGATCGCGCGCTTCTACATCGAGATCGTGCGCGGCATCCCGATGCTCGTCCTGCTCTTCTACATTGCCTTCGTCGGCGCGCCACTGCTGGTGCCCGTGGTAAACGGCGTGATCGAGCCCCTCGGTTTCGATCCGATCCAGACCCGAGACATCTCCCTGATGTGGCGGGCGATCCTGGCGCTGACCATCGGCTATTCCGCCTTCATCGCCGAGGTCTTCCGCGCCGGGCTGCAATCGGTCGATCCGGGCCAGGTGGAGGCGGCAAAGGCGCTCGGCCTCAGCGGCTGGCAGCGCTTCCGGCTGATCGTCTTCCCGCAGGCATTGCGCACGATCCTTCCGCCTTTGGGCAATGATTTCATAGCGTTGATCAAGGACAGCGCACTGGTCTCCGTCCTCGGCGTGACCGACGTCACCCAGCTTGGCAAGATCTACGCCTCGGGCTCGTTCCGCTACATGGAGACCTACAACATCGTCGCCGTGATCTACCTGCTGATCACAGTCGGCCTCAGCCTCGCGCTGCGCGCTTTCGAACGGCGGTTGAGGCGAAAGCGGGCGGTCAGAGAAGATCCTCGATGA
- a CDS encoding YifB family Mg chelatase-like AAA ATPase, whose protein sequence is MVARAYTVAFQGVEARKVEIQCALSPGLPAFHLVGLPDKAVSEAKERVRAAMTAMGLALPAKRITVNLSPADLPKEGSHFDLPIALSLLAAMDVIPREEAEGHITLGELSLDGSTVPVIGALPAAMAAAEADCGLICPEACGAEAAWVGAVEVLATPSLLAIVNHFNGRMILPPAKAGTVTDPALIPDLADVKGQERAKRALEIAAAGRHHMIMVGEPGSGKSMLAARLPGILPELSAPEALETSMIHSLAGLIEEGGISRNRPFRTPHHTASMAAIVGGGRRAGPGEISLAHNGVLFMDEFPEFPRQVLETLRQPVETGDVIVARANAHVRYPCRFMLVAAANPCRCGYLPDPSRACAKAPVCGQDYLGRVSGPLMDRFDIRIDVAPVSVGDLASASPGEPSAPVAQRVAAARQRQAERYADLPDVTTNADAEGDLLDRVATPDDEGRALLSQIAERHRLTARGYHRILRVARTIADLAGEEAVARPHIAEAVAYRLNI, encoded by the coding sequence ATGGTCGCGCGCGCCTACACGGTCGCTTTCCAGGGCGTCGAGGCGCGCAAGGTCGAGATCCAGTGCGCCCTCTCCCCCGGCCTGCCCGCCTTCCACCTCGTGGGCCTGCCCGACAAGGCGGTGAGCGAGGCGAAGGAGCGGGTGCGCGCCGCCATGACCGCCATGGGCCTCGCCCTGCCGGCCAAGCGCATCACCGTGAACCTCTCGCCCGCGGATCTGCCCAAGGAGGGCTCGCATTTCGACCTGCCGATCGCGCTCAGCCTGCTCGCGGCCATGGACGTCATCCCGCGGGAGGAGGCGGAGGGCCACATCACCCTCGGCGAGCTATCGCTCGATGGCTCCACCGTCCCGGTGATCGGCGCCCTGCCCGCCGCCATGGCCGCGGCGGAGGCCGATTGCGGGCTGATCTGCCCCGAGGCCTGCGGGGCCGAGGCCGCCTGGGTCGGCGCGGTCGAGGTGCTGGCCACGCCCTCGCTCCTGGCCATCGTGAACCACTTTAACGGCCGCATGATCCTGCCGCCAGCCAAGGCCGGAACGGTCACCGACCCCGCCCTCATTCCCGACCTCGCCGATGTGAAGGGGCAGGAGCGGGCCAAGCGCGCTTTGGAGATCGCCGCCGCGGGCCGCCACCACATGATCATGGTGGGCGAGCCGGGCTCCGGCAAATCCATGCTCGCCGCCCGCCTGCCCGGCATCCTGCCCGAACTCTCGGCCCCCGAGGCGCTGGAGACCTCGATGATCCACTCCCTCGCCGGCCTGATCGAGGAAGGCGGCATCTCGCGCAACCGTCCGTTCCGCACGCCGCACCACACCGCCTCGATGGCCGCGATCGTCGGTGGAGGCCGCCGGGCCGGGCCCGGGGAGATCAGCCTCGCCCACAATGGCGTCCTCTTCATGGACGAGTTCCCGGAGTTTCCCCGCCAGGTCCTCGAAACCCTGCGCCAGCCGGTGGAGACCGGCGACGTGATCGTCGCCCGCGCCAACGCCCATGTCCGCTATCCCTGCCGCTTCATGCTGGTGGCAGCGGCGAACCCCTGCCGCTGCGGCTACCTCCCCGATCCGTCGCGCGCCTGCGCCAAGGCGCCGGTCTGCGGGCAGGACTATCTCGGCCGCGTCTCCGGCCCCCTGATGGACCGCTTCGACATCCGCATCGACGTCGCCCCCGTCTCGGTCGGCGATCTTGCGAGCGCCAGCCCCGGAGAGCCTTCCGCCCCGGTCGCCCAACGCGTCGCCGCAGCCCGCCAGCGACAGGCCGAACGCTACGCGGACCTGCCCGACGTCACCACCAATGCCGATGCCGAAGGCGACCTGCTCGACCGCGTCGCCACGCCCGACGACGAGGGCCGCGCCCTCCTCTCCCAGATCGCCGAACGCCACCGGCTCACCGCCCGCGGCTACCACCGCATCCTGCGGGTCGCGCGCACCATCGCCGACCTCGCGGGGGAGGAGGCGGTCGCCCGCCCTCACATCGCGGAAGCCGTCGCCTACCGCCTCAATATCTGA
- a CDS encoding aminopeptidase P family protein, whose translation MDRPDFFVRANGEKAPLPFSAAEYARRLAALRRIMAARDVPVVVLTSMHNIAYHSGFLYCAFGRPYACVVTAEECTTVSANIDGGQPGRRSVGENVIYTDWRRDNFWRAVRELVGDAGRIGIEADHLTLAARDALVDVLGARELVDIAPDAMLARMVKSEEEIALIREGARIADLGGEAVRDAIRPGAREIDVAMAGRDAMELEIARSFPDSELRDTWVWFQSGLNTDGAHNPVTARELRAGDLLSLNTFPMISGYYTALERTLFLGEPDAETLRIWRANVAAHELGLSLIRPGVTCSGICAELNRFLEGEGLLQYRSFGYGHSFGVLSHYYGREAGLELREDIDTVLEPGMVVSMEPMLWVPEGTPGAGGYREHDILVVGESGAENITGFPYGPEANVIGV comes from the coding sequence ATGGACCGGCCCGATTTCTTTGTCAGAGCCAATGGGGAGAAGGCGCCGCTGCCGTTCAGCGCGGCGGAGTACGCGCGGCGGCTGGCGGCGCTGCGGCGGATCATGGCGGCGCGCGACGTGCCGGTGGTGGTGCTCACCTCGATGCACAACATCGCCTACCATTCGGGCTTTCTCTACTGCGCGTTCGGGCGGCCCTATGCCTGCGTGGTGACGGCGGAGGAATGCACCACGGTTTCGGCCAATATCGATGGTGGGCAGCCGGGGCGGCGTTCGGTCGGGGAGAACGTGATCTACACCGACTGGCGCCGGGACAACTTCTGGCGCGCGGTGCGGGAGCTGGTCGGCGATGCCGGGCGGATCGGGATCGAGGCGGATCACCTGACGCTGGCGGCACGTGACGCGTTGGTCGATGTGCTGGGCGCGCGCGAGCTGGTGGATATCGCGCCCGACGCGATGCTGGCGCGGATGGTGAAGTCCGAGGAGGAGATCGCGCTAATCCGCGAGGGCGCGCGCATCGCCGATCTGGGCGGTGAGGCGGTGCGCGACGCGATCCGGCCGGGCGCGCGGGAGATCGACGTCGCCATGGCCGGCCGCGACGCGATGGAGCTAGAGATCGCGCGGAGCTTTCCGGACAGCGAGCTGCGCGACACGTGGGTCTGGTTCCAGTCCGGTTTGAACACGGATGGTGCGCACAACCCGGTGACGGCGCGGGAGCTGCGGGCCGGGGACCTGCTGAGTCTCAACACCTTCCCGATGATCTCGGGCTACTACACGGCGCTGGAGCGGACGTTGTTTCTGGGCGAGCCGGATGCGGAGACCTTGCGGATCTGGCGGGCCAATGTCGCGGCGCACGAGCTGGGGCTGTCGCTGATCCGGCCGGGGGTGACCTGTTCGGGGATCTGCGCGGAGCTCAACCGGTTCCTGGAAGGAGAGGGGCTGCTGCAGTACCGCTCCTTCGGCTACGGGCATTCCTTCGGTGTGCTGAGCCACTATTACGGACGCGAGGCGGGGCTGGAGCTGCGCGAGGATATCGACACCGTGCTGGAGCCCGGCATGGTCGTCTCGATGGAGCCGATGCTCTGGGTGCCGGAGGGGACGCCGGGGGCCGGTGGTTACCGCGAGCACGACATTCTGGTGGTGGGCGAGAGCGGGGCGGAGAACATCACCGGCTTTCCCTACGGGCCGGAGGCGAATGTGATCGGGGTGTGA
- a CDS encoding DUF484 family protein translates to MDRASIRQLILDDPSLVLADGDVMRALIATQDNSDGRVVDLRGVLLERLEGRLGALETTHRNVIAAAYDNLSGTQQVQRAVLAILDPTDFAGFLEAMVRDVSDILAVDSVRLALELTEDEWRMAQAPGIVALPIHGIARYIGEHPDRETGRITLRPTGPHAAAVFEEETLRIRSEALMHLDIGEGRRQAMLVFGSTEADRFAPDQGTDLLEFFTGCFERAVRRWLA, encoded by the coding sequence ATGGACCGCGCCTCGATCCGGCAACTGATCCTCGACGACCCGTCCCTCGTGCTGGCCGACGGCGACGTCATGCGCGCGCTGATCGCCACGCAGGACAACAGCGACGGGCGCGTCGTCGACCTGCGCGGCGTCCTGCTGGAGCGGCTCGAAGGCCGTCTCGGCGCGCTGGAGACCACGCATCGCAACGTCATCGCCGCGGCCTATGACAACCTCTCGGGCACGCAGCAGGTGCAGCGCGCCGTGCTCGCCATCCTCGACCCCACCGACTTCGCGGGGTTTCTGGAGGCGATGGTGCGCGACGTGTCCGACATCCTCGCCGTGGACAGCGTGCGCCTCGCGCTCGAACTGACCGAGGACGAGTGGCGCATGGCGCAGGCACCCGGCATCGTCGCCCTCCCCATCCACGGCATCGCCCGTTACATCGGCGAGCACCCGGATCGGGAGACCGGGCGCATCACCCTGCGCCCCACCGGCCCCCACGCCGCCGCCGTCTTCGAGGAGGAGACGCTGCGCATCAGGTCCGAAGCCCTCATGCATCTCGACATCGGCGAGGGGCGGCGGCAGGCGATGCTGGTCTTCGGCTCCACCGAAGCCGACCGCTTCGCCCCCGACCAGGGCACCGACCTGCTGGAGTTCTTCACCGGCTGCTTCGAACGGGCCGTGCGGCGCTGGTTGGCATGA
- a CDS encoding tyrosine recombinase XerC, translating into MSTQVEGSDGALDLMHRWLEQLAAVRGRAANTIGSYRRDVSGYLGFLNGHRGEPVGRTGLATVTPSEMRSWLASLRADGLSARSTARALSAVKSFHRWLAEAEGIEASAVLAARGPKVKPGLPRPISADAMQAVIDHAELQHPEPWIAARDTAVLTLLYACGLRISEALSLKQSDAPLPEMLRITGKGGKERLVPVLPVARAAVEDYRRRCPHAAGPGDALFLGARGGPLAPTMVQKLMANLRAQLGLPATATPHALRHSFATHLLEAGGDLRTIQTLLGHASLQSTQVYAGIDQARLMEIYDDARAKSRRQRG; encoded by the coding sequence ATGAGCACGCAGGTCGAGGGCAGCGACGGCGCGCTCGACCTCATGCACCGCTGGCTGGAACAGCTCGCCGCCGTCCGCGGTCGCGCGGCCAACACCATCGGCAGCTATCGGCGCGACGTGTCCGGCTATCTCGGCTTCCTGAACGGCCACCGCGGCGAGCCCGTGGGCCGCACGGGCCTCGCCACCGTCACCCCGTCCGAGATGCGCTCCTGGCTCGCGTCGCTGCGAGCCGATGGCCTGTCGGCCCGCTCCACCGCCCGCGCACTCTCGGCCGTCAAAAGCTTCCACCGCTGGCTGGCCGAGGCTGAGGGGATCGAGGCGAGCGCCGTCCTCGCCGCCCGCGGTCCAAAGGTCAAACCCGGCCTGCCCCGCCCGATCAGCGCCGACGCGATGCAGGCCGTCATCGACCACGCGGAGCTCCAGCACCCCGAACCCTGGATCGCCGCACGCGACACCGCGGTGCTGACCCTGCTCTACGCCTGCGGGCTGCGGATCTCCGAAGCGCTGTCCTTGAAGCAGTCCGACGCGCCGCTGCCCGAGATGCTGCGCATCACCGGCAAGGGCGGGAAGGAGCGGCTGGTCCCGGTCCTACCCGTCGCCCGCGCCGCGGTGGAGGATTACCGCCGCCGCTGCCCCCATGCCGCCGGCCCGGGGGATGCGCTTTTCCTCGGGGCACGCGGCGGCCCGCTCGCGCCGACCATGGTGCAGAAGCTCATGGCCAACCTGCGCGCCCAGCTCGGCCTGCCTGCCACGGCGACGCCCCACGCGCTGCGCCACTCCTTCGCCACCCATCTGCTCGAGGCGGGCGGCGATCTGCGGACGATCCAGACCCTGCTCGGCCACGCCTCACTGCAAAGCACGCAGGTCTATGCCGGCATCGACCAGGCCCGATTGATGGAGATCTACGACGACGCCCGCGCGAAGAGCAGACGGCAGCGGGGCTGA
- a CDS encoding primosomal protein N', which yields MTDAFLPERALAAVLTTQPLDRTLDYRVPEGGVRVGAFVAVPLGPRKVLGVVWGPGQGDYDRAKIRAISAVLDVPVMPPVMRDFVERVADYTMTPLPAVLRLATRAPGLGEPPGKRHVLRLTDARPDRMTDARTRVIAFLEEHEGMGFAPGELAGLVGVTSSVLKGLEGQGVLVREAAPRDAPFLPLDPSRPGKDLSGDQRRAAAQLREAVRGRSYGTTLLKGVTGSGKTEVYLEAVAECLAQGRQALVLLPEIALTGEFIARVQARFGQEPAEWHSGVTQAGRRRVWLGVAEGRAQLVVGARSALFLPFTDLGLVIVDEEHDPSYKQEDGVLYSARDMAVLRASLSGAQVVLASATPSLESWANADAGKYARIDLTERFGAAVLPEMRALDLRIDPLERESWISEPLASAVRQRVEAGEQSLLFLNRRGYAPLTMCRACGHQIGCDQCDARMVEHRFLGRLMCHQCGAQKPIPSECPNCGNPDHLAALGPGVERLAEEVARRFPEARTAVLSSDMTMSARALKARIEEIAGGAADIVIGTQMVAKGHNFPLLTLVGVIDADLGLQGGELRAAERTFQLIRQVAGRAGRAEKPGLALIQTHQPEHPVIRAILGGDEEAFWRAEAAQRQAAGAPPYGRMAGIIVSGPEERETFELARALAARAGMLTQAGAQLFGPAPAPIARIRGRTRVRLLVKAAKGLALQPVLARWVEGVVPRANYRIQIDIDPQSFF from the coding sequence ATGACCGACGCTTTCCTGCCCGAGCGCGCCCTTGCCGCGGTGCTGACGACGCAGCCGCTCGACCGGACGCTCGACTACCGGGTGCCGGAGGGGGGAGTGCGCGTCGGCGCCTTCGTCGCGGTGCCGCTGGGGCCGCGCAAGGTGCTGGGCGTGGTCTGGGGGCCGGGGCAGGGCGATTACGACCGGGCGAAGATCCGGGCGATCTCGGCGGTGCTCGACGTGCCGGTGATGCCGCCGGTCATGCGCGATTTTGTGGAAAGGGTGGCGGATTACACGATGACGCCGCTGCCCGCGGTGCTGCGGCTCGCCACCCGCGCGCCAGGCCTCGGCGAGCCGCCGGGCAAGCGCCACGTCCTGCGCCTGACCGATGCGCGTCCCGACCGGATGACCGATGCGCGGACCCGCGTGATCGCCTTTCTGGAGGAGCATGAAGGGATGGGCTTCGCGCCCGGCGAGCTGGCCGGGCTGGTCGGCGTAACGTCCTCGGTGCTGAAGGGGTTGGAGGGGCAGGGCGTGCTGGTGCGCGAGGCCGCCCCGCGCGACGCCCCCTTCCTGCCGCTCGACCCGTCGCGGCCGGGCAAGGACCTGTCGGGCGACCAGCGGCGCGCGGCGGCGCAGTTGCGCGAGGCGGTGCGCGGGCGGTCCTATGGTACGACCCTGCTGAAGGGCGTGACCGGCTCGGGCAAGACCGAGGTGTATCTGGAGGCGGTGGCCGAATGCCTCGCCCAGGGGCGGCAGGCGCTCGTTCTGCTGCCGGAGATCGCGCTGACCGGGGAGTTCATCGCCCGTGTGCAGGCGCGCTTCGGTCAGGAGCCCGCCGAGTGGCATTCCGGCGTGACCCAGGCCGGGCGGCGGCGGGTCTGGCTCGGCGTGGCGGAGGGGCGGGCGCAGCTCGTCGTGGGTGCGCGCTCGGCCCTGTTCCTGCCCTTTACCGACCTCGGCCTCGTGATCGTGGATGAGGAGCACGACCCCTCCTACAAGCAGGAGGACGGGGTGCTCTACAGTGCGCGCGACATGGCGGTGCTGCGCGCGTCGCTGTCGGGCGCGCAGGTGGTGTTGGCGTCGGCGACCCCGTCGCTGGAGAGCTGGGCGAATGCGGATGCGGGCAAGTATGCGCGGATCGATCTGACGGAGCGGTTCGGAGCGGCGGTCCTGCCCGAGATGCGCGCCCTCGACCTGCGCATCGATCCGCTGGAGCGGGAATCCTGGATCTCCGAACCCCTGGCGAGCGCCGTGCGGCAGCGGGTGGAGGCGGGGGAGCAGAGCCTTCTGTTTTTGAACCGCCGGGGCTACGCACCGCTGACGATGTGCCGGGCCTGCGGGCACCAGATCGGCTGCGACCAGTGCGACGCGCGGATGGTGGAGCATCGCTTCCTCGGGCGGCTGATGTGCCACCAATGCGGGGCGCAGAAGCCCATTCCGTCGGAGTGTCCCAACTGCGGCAACCCCGATCACCTCGCGGCGCTGGGGCCGGGGGTGGAGCGGCTGGCCGAGGAAGTCGCGCGCCGGTTTCCGGAGGCGCGGACGGCGGTGCTCAGCTCCGACATGACCATGAGCGCCCGCGCGCTGAAGGCCCGGATCGAGGAGATCGCGGGCGGTGCGGCCGACATCGTGATCGGGACGCAGATGGTGGCGAAGGGGCACAACTTCCCGCTGCTCACATTGGTCGGCGTGATCGACGCGGATCTGGGGTTGCAGGGTGGTGAGCTGCGGGCGGCGGAGCGGACCTTTCAGCTCATCCGCCAGGTCGCGGGCCGTGCGGGGCGGGCGGAGAAACCCGGTCTCGCCCTGATCCAGACCCACCAGCCGGAGCACCCGGTGATCCGGGCGATCCTCGGCGGCGACGAGGAGGCGTTCTGGCGCGCGGAGGCCGCGCAGCGGCAGGCGGCGGGCGCGCCGCCCTACGGCCGCATGGCCGGGATCATCGTGAGCGGGCCGGAGGAGCGGGAGACGTTCGAGCTCGCCCGCGCGCTCGCCGCCCGGGCTGGGATGCTGACGCAGGCGGGCGCCCAGCTCTTCGGCCCGGCGCCTGCGCCCATCGCGCGCATCCGGGGGCGGACGCGGGTGCGCCTGCTGGTGAAGGCGGCGAAGGGGCTGGCGCTGCAACCGGTGCTCGCCCGCTGGGTCGAGGGGGTGGTGCCGCGGGCGAACTACCGCATCCAGATCGACATTGATCCGCAGAGCTTCTTCTAG
- a CDS encoding transporter substrate-binding domain-containing protein — MLKHLPAALIALAALPAAAQDLPDLGGRTVVVVTENAYPPLQFVDPATGEAIGWEYDAIEEIAERINIEVEIQNTSWDAMIAAVSEGQYDMGMTGITIREDRAEVVDFSDPYMRSEMFMLVRADEERFDDATGFAADDELLVGAQPGTTPFYVAVYDVLDGDEANPRVRLFETFGAGVQALRAGDVDMVLTDGTAGQGYVDANPDLFKLVGDPLGTEDFGFIFPLGSDLVEPFNAAIADMRADGTIDALNTKWFLEYELGQ, encoded by the coding sequence ATGCTCAAGCACCTTCCCGCCGCCCTGATCGCCCTCGCCGCCCTTCCGGCAGCCGCACAGGACCTGCCCGATCTCGGCGGGCGCACCGTCGTCGTGGTGACGGAGAATGCCTATCCGCCCCTGCAATTCGTCGATCCCGCGACGGGCGAGGCCATCGGCTGGGAATACGACGCGATCGAGGAGATCGCGGAGCGCATCAACATCGAGGTCGAGATCCAGAACACCTCCTGGGACGCCATGATCGCCGCCGTCTCCGAAGGGCAGTACGACATGGGCATGACCGGCATCACGATCCGCGAAGACCGGGCCGAAGTCGTCGATTTCTCGGATCCCTACATGCGCTCGGAGATGTTCATGCTGGTCCGTGCCGACGAGGAGCGCTTCGACGACGCCACGGGCTTCGCCGCCGATGACGAGTTGCTGGTTGGCGCGCAGCCCGGCACCACGCCCTTCTACGTCGCAGTCTACGACGTGCTCGACGGGGACGAGGCGAACCCGCGCGTGCGCCTTTTCGAGACCTTCGGCGCGGGCGTTCAGGCCCTGCGCGCGGGCGACGTCGACATGGTGCTGACGGACGGCACCGCGGGCCAGGGCTATGTCGATGCGAACCCGGACCTCTTCAAGCTGGTCGGCGACCCGCTGGGGACCGAGGATTTCGGCTTCATCTTCCCGCTCGGCTCCGACCTAGTGGAGCCCTTCAACGCGGCCATCGCCGACATGCGGGCGGACGGGACGATCGATGCGCTGAACACGAAATGGTTCCTCGAATACGAACTGGGCCAGTGA
- a CDS encoding endonuclease/exonuclease/phosphatase family protein, whose product MRIVFWNCAMALHRKWVALTALTPDIAVIGECATPEILTRRGVTGLDDRCQWMGRNPNKGLGVFAFNGYRLRRHAPFRPTLQHVLPVEVTGPERCNLLAVWAMNASGGVTRKHQLGPLRRGLAAYRDFLAAGPSVVGGDLNSNAIWDKPGWRINHMTLVEKLSGLGLASAYHLETGEAHGAERVPTCYWRDRRKDGPTYHLDYAFVPPAALRSLAVGSFEEWVGTGLSDHVPLVVDLAPAAACALAPARDTTRR is encoded by the coding sequence ATGCGGATCGTCTTCTGGAACTGCGCGATGGCCCTGCACCGCAAGTGGGTAGCGCTGACCGCGCTCACCCCGGACATCGCGGTGATCGGCGAATGCGCGACGCCGGAGATCCTGACCCGTCGCGGCGTGACCGGGCTGGACGACCGATGCCAGTGGATGGGCCGCAATCCGAACAAGGGGCTCGGCGTCTTCGCCTTCAACGGCTACCGGCTGCGGCGCCACGCGCCCTTCCGCCCGACGTTGCAACATGTGCTGCCCGTCGAGGTCACGGGACCTGAGCGCTGCAACCTTCTCGCCGTGTGGGCGATGAACGCGAGCGGCGGGGTGACGCGCAAGCACCAGCTCGGCCCGCTGCGGCGGGGCCTCGCCGCCTATCGCGACTTCCTCGCGGCGGGCCCATCCGTGGTCGGCGGCGATCTCAACAGCAACGCGATCTGGGACAAGCCCGGCTGGCGGATCAACCATATGACGCTGGTGGAGAAGCTGTCGGGGCTCGGTCTCGCCAGTGCCTATCACCTCGAGACGGGAGAGGCGCATGGTGCCGAGCGGGTGCCGACCTGCTACTGGCGGGACCGGCGCAAGGACGGGCCGACCTATCACCTCGACTACGCCTTCGTGCCGCCTGCCGCGCTGCGCAGCCTCGCGGTTGGCTCGTTCGAGGAGTGGGTCGGCACCGGGCTCAGTGATCACGTGCCGCTCGTCGTCGACCTCGCGCCCGCGGCGGCTTGCGCGCTGGCGCCCGCTCGTGACACTACGCGGCGATGA
- the fsa gene encoding fructose-6-phosphate aldolase, which translates to MKFFVDTADVEAIRELHELGFVDGVTTNPSLILKSGRDILEVTKEICDLIPGPVSAEVTATDADEMLTEGRKLAEIASNIAVKVPLTWAGLKTCKTLSDEGRMVNVTLCFSANQALLAAKAGATFISPFIGRLDDINLDGMELIADIRTIYDNYGFDTEILAASIRTVNHVTESARIGADVITAPPGVLKKLADHPLTDKGLEAFLADWAKTGQKIV; encoded by the coding sequence ATGAAATTCTTCGTCGATACCGCCGATGTCGAAGCGATCCGCGAGCTGCACGAGCTCGGCTTCGTCGACGGCGTGACCACCAATCCGTCGCTGATCCTGAAATCGGGCCGCGACATCCTGGAGGTGACGAAGGAGATCTGCGACCTCATCCCCGGCCCCGTCTCCGCCGAGGTCACCGCCACCGACGCCGACGAGATGCTGACCGAGGGCCGCAAGCTGGCGGAGATCGCGTCCAACATCGCGGTGAAGGTCCCGCTGACCTGGGCGGGGCTCAAGACCTGCAAGACGCTCAGCGACGAGGGCAGGATGGTCAACGTCACCCTCTGCTTCTCCGCCAACCAGGCGCTGCTGGCGGCGAAGGCGGGTGCCACCTTCATCTCCCCCTTCATCGGGCGGCTCGACGACATCAACCTCGACGGGATGGAGCTGATCGCGGACATCCGCACGATCTACGACAACTACGGCTTCGATACCGAGATCCTCGCCGCCTCCATCCGCACCGTGAACCACGTGACGGAAAGCGCGCGCATCGGGGCGGACGTTATCACGGCACCGCCGGGCGTGCTGAAGAAGCTCGCCGACCACCCGCTCACCGACAAGGGGCTCGAAGCGTTCCTCGCCGACTGGGCGAAGACCGGTCAGAAGATCGTCTGA